TGGTCCTGTGTAAGAATCCATTGTTGCAGCTAAAAAGCCAATAACCAAAAAAATTAAAAATGAAGAAAACTGACCAGGAATATACGGGTACCTGAATACCCAAACTGTGAAAAATACACCAAGAATAGTTGTCGCAGCAGAAACTAACGGAACTAACCGCTTTGAAATTTTGTATATTTGTTCACCGACAAATCCACCTATCAGGTTGCCTACTATACTACCTGCAGCAAACACTAAAAAAACGGTTGTAGCGGCATTTAAACTCATCTGCTTTTCTCTTTTGAAAAATTCTATCATGAAATACGGTATTGCACCCCAAGGTATGGTTCCAGCTATACCCTGGAAAAAGAGTAACAGGTTTGTCTTTATTTTTACAAGCTTAGCGTAATCGGAAATTTTGATGCTAAATACGTATTCAGTTTCAAATTCAGAAAATCCTTCTTCCGCACTTCCTCTTTTTGGTTCTTCTAACAAGTTTGCTATCAATGGGATTATTATTAAATTAGGCGCAGAAACGAGTATAAATGGTATTCTCCAACCAAATATGCCAGCCGTGTAACCTGCTATCAGCATACCAAGAATACCACCTACTGTAGTTGCAAGCCCAAGTATGGAAACTACCTTTCCCCTCTCTTTGTGACCAAACATATCACCAACAAGCGAATAAGATATTGGAAAAGATGCTCCTATGCCTATTCCTGTTAAGACTCTCCAAAGAAATAGTTCACCAAAGGAATTTGATATTGAAGTAAGTAAGCAAGGGATCTCCCCGACTAGGATTGAAGAAATCAACAACTTTTTCCGATTGTATTTATCTGATAAGTAACCCCAAACAAGACTCACAAGTGCACCAACAATGCTAAAGACACCCCCAACTAAGCCAATGTCCGAATCTGTAACGTTGAACTCTCTTTCAATCATACCAATGACAGGGCTCATTACCATTTGGTCAGCATTCAGTATCACTAAAAGCAAGAATAAAAAAAAGACTGTTTTCTTTCTGTTAGTAATATTAATCATATAAGTTCC
The window above is part of the Fervidobacterium sp. genome. Proteins encoded here:
- a CDS encoding MFS transporter, which codes for MINITNRKKTVFFLFLLLVILNADQMVMSPVIGMIEREFNVTDSDIGLVGGVFSIVGALVSLVWGYLSDKYNRKKLLISSILVGEIPCLLTSISNSFGELFLWRVLTGIGIGASFPISYSLVGDMFGHKERGKVVSILGLATTVGGILGMLIAGYTAGIFGWRIPFILVSAPNLIIIPLIANLLEEPKRGSAEEGFSEFETEYVFSIKISDYAKLVKIKTNLLLFFQGIAGTIPWGAIPYFMIEFFKREKQMSLNAATTVFLVFAAGSIVGNLIGGFVGEQIYKISKRLVPLVSAATTILGVFFTVWVFRYPYIPGQFSSFLIFLVIGFLAATMDSYTGPNVKMMLLNVNEPKDRGRIFSIFNLTDSVGSGVGRFVGGALAVSLGTLGSALEISAYFWFVCGFLLMLTSWYFEQEVEDLNKKMRELAQKSVQ